The Toxorhynchites rutilus septentrionalis strain SRP chromosome 3, ASM2978413v1, whole genome shotgun sequence genome includes a region encoding these proteins:
- the LOC129775027 gene encoding uncharacterized protein LOC129775027 yields MFHPIPHNGIGITKNKTDADDTRLFDENVNVNPAIGDAVILLEDELRECRLQMQRTIDSFRARKEPVHVDYCVPHALPPRQPESRPIFEQTHNPFARSNYGGVAGISPISPTYPEEYNFRRPSAEQLAARHVMPRDLPDFSGDPEEWAFFYSSFCHTSVACGFSNAENLARLQRCLKGNALKSVRYYLLSPESAPEVIETLRTLFGRPEVIINNLIQNVHETPAPKPEKLEILIDLGMSVRNLTQHLVASGQQAHLSNPVLLQELVGKLPANIKLQWAQHIMFQQEANLQMFSNFMTTVVESVSKVVTYTCAQHSMWHQWMPIFPPPAVPLAESNMRGNPTVRLSINVHIARDSHTSSQLVKLTRVAEINRSAL; encoded by the coding sequence ATGTTTCATCCAATCCCGCATAACGGCATAggaataacgaaaaataaaaccgATGCTGACGATACACGGTTATTCGATGAAAATGTGAACGTAAATCCAGCCATAGGTGACGCAGTCATCTTGTTGGAAGATGAATTGCGAGAATGTCGGTTACAGATGCAACGAACGATTGATTCGTTTCGTGCAAGAAAAGAGCCAGTGCATGTTGATTATTGCGTACCACATGCGCTACCTCCACGCCAGCCAGAGTCCCGCCCGATTTTTGAGCAGACGCATAATCCATTCGCGCGCTCGAACTACGGCGGAGTTGCAGGAATATCGCCTATCTCACCAACGTATCCTGAAGAGTATAATTTCAGAAGACCTTCAGCAGAGCAGCTGGCTGCTAGGCATGTAATGCCCCGAGATTTACCAGACTTTTCAGGTGATCCTGAGGAGTGGGCATTTTTTTACAGTAGCTTCTGTCATACTTCGGTTGCTTGCGGATTCAGCAACGCGGAGAATCTCGCACGTTTGCAACGTTGCTTGAAGGGAAATGCTCTCAAATCTGTGCGATACTATTTGCTCTCACCTGAATCTGCGCCGGAAGTAATCGAGACGCTTAGAACCTTGTTTGGTCGCCCGGAAGTTATAATAAACAATTTGATCCAAAATGTCCACGAAACTCCAGCTCCAAAACCAGAAAAGCTGGAAATACTGATCGACTTAGGAATGTCTGTACGGAATTTAACACAACATCTTGTCGCATCAGGGCAGCAAGCACATCTTTCGAACCCGGTGTTGCTTCAAGAGCTTGTTGGAAAGTTGCCCGCCAACATAAAACTTCAGTGGGCGCAACATATTATGTTCCAGCAAGAAGCGAATTTGCAAATGTTCAGCAATTTTATGACAACGGTGGTCGAATCCGTGAGCAAGGTGGTCACCTATACATGTGCCCAACATTCGATGTGGCATCAATGGATGCCAATATTTCCACCACcagctgtgccacttgcggagagcaacatgaggggaaatcctacAGTGCGACtaagcataaatgtccatattgcgagggattcccacacgagctctcagcttgtgaaacttacaagagtcgctgagataaacagaagcgctctttga